A single genomic interval of Desulfobacterales bacterium harbors:
- a CDS encoding SDR family oxidoreductase, whose amino-acid sequence MELQNKVALVLGAIKGIGKGIALSLAQAGVKVALTYFDWEEELPALKKNLTAEGSDHLILKTNLLETAAIPAMIDAVIERFGRLDILINNIERGGWPVVHGPYQQQQWDLEMETTLRAKRWVFDTALPHLKASGDAVVINLSSIAGVVGRSGPAGMVFNEGYAAANRGVSLLTETWARMGAPQVRVNEIMLGFVETRHARQTRGWGLLTADQKKAIIDHTLLARTGVIEDVVKAVNFIITDAPFMTGSVIRLDGGYILGGEVVPDMPKGVL is encoded by the coding sequence ATGGAACTTCAGAACAAAGTGGCTTTAGTGCTGGGCGCCATCAAGGGTATCGGTAAAGGTATCGCTCTGTCCCTGGCACAGGCCGGGGTGAAGGTCGCCTTAACCTACTTTGACTGGGAAGAAGAGCTGCCAGCGTTGAAAAAGAATTTGACCGCTGAAGGCAGCGATCACCTCATCTTGAAGACCAACCTGCTTGAAACCGCAGCCATACCCGCAATGATTGATGCGGTAATCGAACGTTTCGGACGCCTGGATATTTTAATCAACAATATTGAGCGCGGCGGCTGGCCGGTGGTGCATGGACCTTATCAGCAGCAGCAATGGGATCTGGAAATGGAGACCACCTTGCGCGCCAAACGCTGGGTATTTGATACTGCCCTGCCGCATTTAAAAGCCAGCGGCGATGCGGTTGTTATCAATCTGTCTTCCATCGCCGGTGTTGTCGGTCGGTCCGGTCCTGCCGGCATGGTCTTTAACGAGGGCTACGCTGCCGCCAACCGTGGCGTGTCTTTGCTAACCGAGACCTGGGCACGCATGGGTGCCCCACAGGTGCGGGTTAATGAAATCATGCTCGGCTTTGTTGAAACCCGGCACGCCCGGCAAACCAGAGGCTGGGGGTTGCTCACAGCCGATCAAAAAAAAGCGATTATCGATCACACGCTTTTAGCGCGTACCGGCGTCATTGAGGATGTCGTTAAGGCCGTCAATTTTATCATCACAGATGCCCCATTTATGACCGGCAGCGTTATACGGCTTGATGGCGGCTACATTCTCGGCGGTGAGGTCGTGCCCGATATGCCCAAGGGCGTCCTTTAA
- a CDS encoding YkgJ family cysteine cluster protein — translation MDDHLYPIPPDGKFRFACSPEVACFNECCRNLNQFLYPYDILRLKKGLEISSSEFLERYTVQHIGPESGLPMVTLKASDEHRRICPFVTPKGCHVYPDRPASCRTYPLARAIASNRETGKVTEHFVLIKELHCLGFKASKSQTARQWTDDQEIAIYNHFNDQMLDIIRLKNQLRPGRLDLKSRRLFYMALYDLDRFRTQIFKNKLLDQIEADPQKLASARTDDTALLEIGMAYVKQALFNS, via the coding sequence TTGGACGACCACCTGTATCCCATACCGCCGGACGGAAAATTCCGGTTTGCTTGTTCTCCTGAAGTGGCTTGTTTTAATGAATGCTGCCGGAACTTGAATCAATTTTTATACCCTTACGATATCTTACGCCTCAAAAAAGGACTGGAAATATCGTCCAGTGAATTTCTGGAGCGCTACACAGTCCAGCACATCGGGCCCGAATCCGGGCTGCCAATGGTGACACTGAAAGCCTCAGATGAGCACCGGCGGATATGCCCGTTTGTTACCCCCAAAGGATGCCATGTCTATCCGGATCGTCCCGCATCCTGCCGCACTTATCCGCTGGCGCGGGCCATCGCCAGCAATCGTGAAACCGGAAAAGTCACCGAACATTTCGTGTTGATTAAAGAGCTGCATTGTTTGGGCTTTAAAGCCTCTAAATCGCAGACCGCGAGGCAATGGACAGACGACCAGGAAATTGCCATTTACAACCATTTCAATGATCAGATGCTGGATATCATCCGTCTGAAAAACCAGCTGCGGCCGGGCCGGCTGGATCTAAAATCCCGCCGGCTGTTTTATATGGCGCTTTACGATCTGGACCGATTCAGAACCCAGATATTTAAAAACAAACTTTTAGATCAGATTGAGGCGGACCCGCAAAAACTGGCTTCGGCCAGGACCGATGATACGGCCTTGCTGGAAATCGGCATGGCCTATGTTAAGCAGGCGTTGTTCAACTCATAG
- a CDS encoding deoxyguanosinetriphosphate triphosphohydrolase, giving the protein MSIREEYERREEKFMAPFGCLSSDSKGRAVDEKSCSVRTAFQLDRDRIVFSNAFRRLKHKTQVFLAPLGDDYRTRLTHTLEVSQMARVMARALFLNEDLVEAIALGHDLGHTPFGHSGETVLREIYSADFSHNVQSLRVVEVLENNGKGLNLTYEVRDGILKHSKGYGKILPDDPDKMAITYEGRIVRIADIMAYLNHDLEDAIRSGVIRSEQVPGICMDTLGRTHSQRAETMIRGLITSSKAHNGELHLKIDDKIYAAMTALRQFLYENVYRSPQVHQDFEKAKKMLSDLYAYFLEHEEMLRQKLSELQMLGGNNNNQSKERTVCDLIASMTDRYAMNLYQSIFFPSPVV; this is encoded by the coding sequence ATGTCCATTCGCGAAGAATATGAGCGCCGCGAGGAAAAATTCATGGCTCCTTTCGGGTGTTTGAGCTCCGATTCAAAGGGACGTGCTGTTGACGAAAAATCCTGCTCGGTTCGAACCGCATTTCAGCTGGATCGGGATCGAATTGTGTTTTCGAATGCCTTTCGACGCTTAAAGCATAAAACACAGGTTTTTCTGGCACCTTTGGGTGATGATTACCGCACCCGGCTGACGCATACGCTGGAAGTATCACAGATGGCAAGGGTTATGGCCCGAGCATTGTTTTTAAACGAGGATCTGGTTGAAGCCATCGCTTTAGGGCATGATCTTGGCCACACGCCTTTCGGTCATAGCGGTGAAACGGTTTTAAGAGAGATATATTCAGCTGATTTTTCCCACAATGTTCAGAGTCTGCGGGTGGTGGAGGTTCTTGAAAACAACGGAAAAGGGTTGAATCTCACATATGAGGTTCGCGATGGTATTTTAAAGCATTCCAAGGGGTACGGAAAGATACTGCCCGATGACCCGGACAAGATGGCCATTACGTATGAAGGTCGCATTGTCCGCATAGCCGATATTATGGCTTATCTAAACCATGATCTGGAGGATGCCATTCGCAGCGGTGTTATCCGCTCCGAACAGGTGCCGGGGATCTGCATGGATACGCTGGGCCGCACGCATTCCCAGAGGGCGGAAACCATGATTCGAGGGCTGATCACTTCCAGCAAGGCCCACAATGGAGAGCTGCATCTAAAGATAGATGATAAGATCTATGCCGCCATGACAGCATTGAGGCAATTTCTTTATGAAAACGTTTACCGCTCCCCGCAGGTGCATCAGGATTTTGAAAAAGCCAAAAAAATGCTGTCCGATCTGTACGCCTATTTTTTGGAACATGAGGAGATGCTCCGTCAAAAATTAAGCGAATTGCAGATGCTGGGGGGCAACAACAACAATCAGAGCAAAGAGCGCACCGTTTGTGACTTGATTGCCAGCATGACTGACCGCTACGCCATGAACCTTTATCAGAGTATATTTTTTCCATCTCCCGTCGTTTAG
- a CDS encoding YkgJ family cysteine cluster protein, with amino-acid sequence MKYIDIDKKDDLPGRQIDEKDTFSFRCYPEIGCFNRCCRNLNLFLYPYDVLRLKNFLKISSDEFLEQHVDAVLCPGNFFPEVLLRMSEDQEKTCPFLTNYGCSVYADRPDTCRSFPIEQGVQYDATRKKDTPIFFYRPPEFCLGQHEDDQWDVASWAEDQDAQSYQRMTIRWAQFKRLFIDDPWGVDGPEGSRAKMAFMATYNIDRFREFVLNSSFLQRYKVKSALLKKIKTDDVALLKFGMDWVQLFLWGIKTKKIRLR; translated from the coding sequence ATGAAGTATATCGATATAGATAAAAAAGATGATCTGCCGGGCAGACAGATTGACGAGAAGGATACGTTTTCATTTCGCTGCTATCCGGAAATTGGCTGTTTTAACCGCTGCTGCCGAAATTTAAACTTGTTTTTGTATCCTTACGACGTGTTGCGGTTAAAAAATTTTTTAAAAATTTCCTCGGATGAATTTTTAGAGCAGCACGTGGATGCCGTCCTGTGCCCGGGCAATTTTTTCCCGGAAGTGCTGCTGCGGATGTCTGAAGACCAGGAGAAAACCTGTCCTTTTCTGACGAATTACGGCTGCTCGGTTTATGCCGACCGCCCGGACACCTGCCGCTCCTTTCCCATCGAGCAGGGCGTTCAGTATGATGCCACCCGCAAAAAAGATACCCCGATCTTTTTTTACCGGCCGCCGGAATTTTGCCTGGGGCAGCACGAGGATGACCAGTGGGATGTTGCCAGCTGGGCCGAGGATCAGGATGCCCAGAGCTATCAACGGATGACAATCCGCTGGGCGCAATTTAAGCGACTGTTTATAGATGATCCCTGGGGTGTTGATGGACCGGAAGGATCCCGCGCCAAAATGGCATTTATGGCCACCTATAATATTGACCGCTTTCGTGAATTTGTCCTTAACAGCAGCTTTTTGCAGCGTTACAAGGTTAAATCCGCACTGCTTAAAAAAATAAAAACAGATGATGTGGCGCTGCTTAAATTCGGCATGGATTGGGTGCAGCTTTTTTTGTGGGGCATTAAAACCAAAAAAATCAGATTGCGTTAG